The proteins below are encoded in one region of Enhydrobacter sp.:
- the rbfA gene encoding 30S ribosome-binding factor RbfA, protein MSRRRSSERDGRGHSQRQLRVGEEIRHLLADLIERGNMRDPELRGASITVTAVDVSPDLRNATAFVMPLGGVDEARLLAAMRRAAPWFRARVGERAGLRYAPEIRFELDRTFDEADRIGALLRRPDVARDIEEE, encoded by the coding sequence ATGTCCCGGCGTCGTTCGTCCGAGAGAGACGGCCGTGGCCACAGCCAGCGGCAGTTGCGCGTCGGCGAGGAGATTCGTCATCTGCTGGCCGATCTGATCGAGCGCGGCAACATGCGCGATCCGGAGTTGCGCGGTGCATCGATCACGGTGACGGCCGTCGACGTTAGCCCCGACCTGCGCAACGCCACGGCCTTTGTCATGCCGTTGGGCGGGGTCGACGAGGCGCGACTGCTCGCCGCCATGCGTCGCGCCGCGCCCTGGTTCCGGGCGCGGGTCGGCGAGCGCGCCGGCCTGCGTTACGCACCCGAGATCCGCTTCGAGCTCGATCGCACCTTCGACGAGGCCGACAGGATCGGCGCGCTGCTGCGCCGGCCCGATGTGGCGCGCGATATCGAGGAGGAGTGA
- the truB gene encoding tRNA pseudouridine(55) synthase TruB, whose product MNRKKGQKIDGWVVLDKPVGLGSTQAVGRVRRLFGAQKAGHGGTLDPLASGVLPIALGEATKTVPFVMDGRKEYHFTVRFGEARSTEDAEGEVTATSAVRPSGEAIHAVLGRFRGEIEQRPPAYSALKVDGRRAYDLARGGEAVELAPRKVRIDRLELLARPDVDHADFVVACGKGTYIRALGRDLALALGTVGHLSALRRTAAGPFRETAAISLSKLEALGHIPPLLGALAPVATALDDIPALALTDAQAARLRLGQPVSLTRDAPPSGALVRAEAGSRLVALVRSDGASLQPVRVFNL is encoded by the coding sequence ATGAATCGGAAGAAAGGCCAGAAGATCGACGGCTGGGTCGTGCTCGACAAGCCGGTCGGGCTCGGCTCGACCCAGGCGGTGGGACGCGTGCGCCGGCTGTTCGGGGCGCAAAAGGCGGGGCATGGCGGCACGCTCGATCCGCTGGCCAGCGGCGTGCTGCCGATCGCGCTCGGCGAGGCGACCAAGACCGTGCCGTTCGTCATGGACGGGCGGAAGGAATACCATTTCACGGTTCGCTTCGGCGAGGCACGCTCGACGGAGGATGCCGAGGGCGAAGTAACGGCGACCAGCGCTGTCCGGCCCTCGGGCGAGGCCATCCACGCCGTCCTCGGCCGCTTCAGGGGTGAGATCGAGCAGCGGCCGCCGGCCTATTCCGCCCTCAAGGTCGACGGCAGGCGCGCCTATGATCTCGCGCGCGGCGGCGAGGCGGTCGAGCTCGCCCCTCGCAAGGTGCGGATCGACCGGCTGGAGCTTCTGGCCCGCCCGGATGTGGACCATGCAGATTTCGTGGTCGCCTGCGGCAAGGGCACCTACATCCGCGCGCTTGGCCGCGATCTCGCGCTGGCCCTGGGCACCGTCGGGCATCTCTCGGCGCTGCGTCGGACGGCCGCCGGCCCTTTCCGGGAGACGGCGGCCATTTCGCTTTCCAAACTGGAAGCCCTCGGGCATATTCCGCCGCTTCTCGGGGCCCTGGCTCCCGTCGCGACCGCGCTGGACGACATCCCGGCATTGGCCCTGACGGACGCCCAGGCGGCCCGGCTGCGCCTCGGCCAGCCGGTGTCCCTGACCCGGGACGCACCGCCCTCCGGCGCACTGGTTCGCGCCGAGGCGGGCAGCAGGCTGGTCGCGCTGGTCCGTTCGGACGGCGCCTCTCTCCAGCCGGTGCGCGTGTTCAACCTTTAG
- the rpsO gene encoding 30S ribosomal protein S15: MSITAARKAELIKTYAQGEGDTGSPEVQVAILSERIANLTEHFKGHAKDHHSRRGLLKLVGQRRRLLDYLKAKDHKRYDSLIERLGLRR, encoded by the coding sequence ATGTCGATTACGGCCGCGCGCAAGGCGGAGCTGATCAAGACTTATGCCCAGGGCGAAGGCGATACCGGATCGCCGGAAGTGCAGGTCGCCATCCTGAGCGAGCGCATCGCCAACCTCACCGAGCACTTCAAGGGCCATGCGAAGGACCATCATTCGCGCCGCGGCCTGTTGAAGCTCGTCGGCCAGCGGCGCCGGCTGCTCGACTACCTCAAGGCCAAGGACCACAAGCGCTACGACTCGTTGATCGAGCGCCTGGGTCTGCGCCGTTGA
- the pnp gene encoding polyribonucleotide nucleotidyltransferase has protein sequence MFKVFRKEVEWAGRKLVLETGKIARQADGAVLATYGGTTVLAAVVYEKKPKPGLDFFPLTVNYQEKAFAAGKIPGGFFKREGRPSEKEILTSRLIDRPIRPLFHEGYRNETLVVVTTLAHDMENDPDIVSMVATSAALTISGVPFMGPIGAARVGWLDGKFVVNPTLEQNEKSELDLVVAGTKEGVLMVESEAKELPEDVMLNAVMEGHRSFQPVIDAIISLAEHAAKDPLPLSDPSEASRTVADKLKAEVRGKLVEAYAETVKQARQQKVGAVKDEARKLFEGNEEELEAFGEQFGNLEADVVRSAILDTGKRIDGRDTRTVRPIVAEVGVLPRAHGSALFTRGETQALVVATLGTGQDEQIIDALEGEYREHFMLHYNFPPYSVGEVRRMGSPGRREIGHGKLAWRALRPMLPSKDKFPYTIRVVSEITESNGSSSMASVCGGSLSLMDAGVPLERPVAGIAMGLIKEGERFAVLSDILGDEDHLGDMDFKVAGTDRGVTSLQMDIKITSITEEIMKVALAQAKDGRIHILGEMAKGLGGARETVSSNAPRITQFTIPKDKIREVIGTGGKVIREITEQTGTKIDIEDDGTIKVAAVDATASQKAIDWIKGIVAEPEVGVIYNGKVVKTVEFGAFVNFLGARDGLVHISELAPRRVAKVTDVVKEGDQVKVKVLGVDDRGKVRLSMKAVDQTTGEDISNKPREEQSAPAAGE, from the coding sequence ATGTTCAAGGTTTTCCGCAAAGAGGTGGAATGGGCCGGCCGCAAGCTGGTGCTGGAAACGGGCAAGATCGCGCGCCAGGCCGACGGTGCGGTGCTGGCGACCTACGGCGGCACCACGGTGCTGGCCGCCGTCGTGTACGAGAAGAAGCCCAAGCCCGGGCTCGACTTCTTCCCGCTCACCGTCAACTACCAGGAAAAGGCGTTCGCCGCCGGCAAGATCCCGGGCGGCTTCTTCAAGCGCGAAGGCCGTCCCTCCGAGAAGGAGATCCTGACCTCGCGTCTGATCGACCGGCCGATCCGGCCGCTGTTCCATGAGGGCTACCGCAACGAGACGCTGGTGGTGGTGACCACGCTGGCGCACGACATGGAGAACGACCCGGACATCGTGTCGATGGTCGCGACATCGGCTGCACTCACGATTTCGGGCGTGCCTTTCATGGGCCCGATCGGCGCGGCGCGGGTGGGCTGGCTCGACGGCAAGTTCGTCGTCAACCCGACGCTCGAGCAGAACGAGAAGAGCGAGCTCGACCTCGTCGTGGCCGGCACCAAGGAAGGCGTGCTGATGGTCGAGTCGGAGGCCAAGGAGCTGCCCGAGGACGTGATGCTGAACGCGGTGATGGAAGGCCACCGCTCCTTCCAGCCCGTGATCGACGCCATCATCTCGCTGGCCGAGCATGCGGCCAAGGATCCGCTGCCGCTCAGCGATCCCTCGGAGGCGTCCAGGACCGTCGCAGACAAGCTCAAGGCGGAGGTGCGCGGCAAGCTCGTCGAGGCCTATGCCGAGACGGTGAAGCAGGCGCGCCAGCAGAAGGTCGGCGCCGTGAAGGACGAGGCCAGGAAGCTGTTCGAGGGCAACGAGGAAGAGCTCGAGGCCTTCGGCGAGCAGTTCGGCAACCTCGAGGCCGACGTGGTGCGCAGCGCCATCCTCGACACCGGCAAGCGCATCGACGGCCGCGACACCAGAACCGTGCGGCCGATCGTGGCCGAGGTCGGCGTGCTGCCAAGGGCTCACGGCTCCGCCCTCTTCACCCGGGGCGAGACGCAGGCGCTGGTCGTGGCCACGCTGGGCACGGGCCAGGACGAGCAGATCATCGACGCGCTCGAGGGCGAGTACCGCGAGCACTTCATGCTGCACTACAACTTCCCGCCCTATTCGGTCGGCGAGGTGCGGCGCATGGGTTCGCCCGGACGCCGCGAGATCGGCCACGGCAAGCTCGCCTGGCGCGCGCTGCGGCCGATGCTGCCGTCCAAGGACAAGTTCCCCTACACGATCCGCGTCGTGTCGGAGATCACCGAAAGCAACGGCTCCTCGTCGATGGCCTCGGTATGCGGCGGCTCGCTGTCGCTGATGGACGCCGGCGTTCCGCTGGAGCGTCCGGTGGCCGGCATCGCCATGGGCCTGATCAAGGAGGGCGAGCGCTTCGCCGTCCTGTCCGACATCCTGGGCGACGAGGACCATCTTGGCGACATGGACTTCAAGGTGGCCGGCACCGATCGCGGCGTGACGTCGCTGCAGATGGACATCAAGATCACCTCGATCACCGAGGAGATCATGAAGGTGGCGCTCGCGCAGGCGAAGGACGGCCGCATCCATATCCTGGGCGAGATGGCCAAGGGCCTGGGCGGAGCGCGCGAGACGGTCAGCAGCAATGCGCCGCGCATCACCCAGTTCACGATTCCCAAGGACAAGATCCGCGAAGTGATCGGCACCGGCGGCAAGGTGATCCGCGAGATCACCGAGCAGACCGGCACCAAGATCGACATCGAGGACGACGGCACGATCAAGGTCGCGGCGGTCGACGCGACGGCGAGCCAGAAGGCGATCGACTGGATCAAGGGCATCGTGGCCGAGCCGGAAGTCGGCGTGATCTACAACGGCAAGGTCGTGAAGACCGTCGAGTTCGGCGCCTTCGTCAACTTCCTGGGTGCGCGCGACGGCCTGGTGCACATCTCCGAGCTGGCGCCGCGCCGCGTCGCCAAGGTGACCGACGTGGTCAAGGAAGGCGACCAGGTGAAGGTCAAGGTCCTGGGCGTCGACGATCGCGGCAAGGTCCGCCTCAGCATGAAGGCGGTCGACCAGACGACCGGCGAGGACATCTCCAACAAGCCGCGCGAGGAGCAATCCGCGCCGGCCGCCGGCGAGTAG
- a CDS encoding SDR family oxidoreductase — protein sequence MPKLMAGKRGLVMGVANERSIAWGIAQALHGAGAEMAFTYQGAAFGKRVLPMVEKLGARIVQEADVENEESLDALFARLEKDWGRLDFVVHAIAFSDKEELKGRYVDTTKANFQKSLTISCYSFTEIARRALPLMTDGGSLITLTYEGAARVMPSYNVMGVAKAALEASVRYLAADLGPQGVRVNAISAGPMRTLAGAVIGSSRYVYRLSRETSPLRRNMELSDIGGAALYYLSDLSAGVTGTIHYVDGGYHAIGMPPASATGQNGEENGNGNEK from the coding sequence GTGCCGAAGCTGATGGCCGGCAAGCGCGGTCTCGTGATGGGCGTCGCGAACGAGCGCTCGATCGCCTGGGGCATCGCCCAGGCATTGCATGGCGCCGGCGCGGAAATGGCCTTCACTTATCAGGGTGCCGCCTTCGGCAAGCGCGTGCTGCCGATGGTCGAAAAGCTCGGCGCGCGCATCGTCCAGGAGGCCGACGTCGAGAACGAGGAGAGCCTCGATGCGCTCTTCGCCCGCCTGGAGAAGGACTGGGGCCGGCTCGACTTCGTGGTTCATGCCATCGCCTTTTCCGACAAGGAGGAGCTGAAGGGCCGGTACGTCGACACGACCAAGGCCAACTTCCAGAAGAGCCTCACCATCTCCTGCTATTCCTTCACCGAGATCGCGCGCCGCGCGTTGCCGCTGATGACCGACGGCGGCAGCCTGATCACGCTCACCTACGAAGGCGCCGCGCGCGTGATGCCGTCGTACAACGTGATGGGCGTCGCCAAGGCCGCCCTGGAGGCGAGCGTGCGCTATCTCGCCGCCGACCTCGGCCCTCAGGGTGTACGCGTGAACGCGATCTCGGCCGGGCCGATGCGCACCCTGGCCGGCGCGGTGATCGGCAGCAGCCGCTACGTCTATCGCCTGTCGCGCGAGACCTCGCCGCTTCGCCGCAACATGGAACTCTCCGACATCGGCGGGGCAGCACTCTACTATCTCTCCGACCTGAGTGCGGGCGTCACCGGCACCATCCACTATGTCGATGGCGGCTATCACGCCATCGGCATGCCGCCCGCCAGCGCCACCGGCCAGAACGGCGAGGAGAACGGCAACGGCAACGAAAAGTAG
- the fabB gene encoding beta-ketoacyl-ACP synthase I: protein MRRVVVTGLGVVSSIGNNAAEVTKSLRDGKSGIEFVPQYKELGFRSQVAGTIKLNVDEAVDRRLRRFMGDGAAFAYLAMKEAIADAALSDSEVSNERTGLVAGSGGPTTGAIVQSAIIAKEKGPRKIGPFMVPRAMSSTVSANLATAYRIKGLSYSISSACSTSAHCIGNAVECIQLGKADRMFAGGGEELDWTLSVLFDAMGAMSSRYNGEPPRASRAYDKDRDGFVISGGGGMLVLEDLEVARARGARIYAEVIGYGATSDGADMVAPSGEGAVRCMKLAVEGFPGAARRNTPVDYINAHGTSTPVGDITELDAIRTVFGEKLPTVSSTKSLTGHSQGATGAHEAIYSLLMLKEDFVAASANIENLDPAAEGYPIARQRIDKAGLQTVMSNSFGFGGTNACLLFSRYDH from the coding sequence ATGCGGCGTGTCGTGGTCACGGGCCTCGGCGTCGTTTCCTCGATCGGCAACAACGCCGCCGAGGTGACGAAGTCGCTGCGCGACGGCAAGTCCGGCATCGAGTTCGTGCCGCAATACAAGGAGCTGGGCTTCCGCAGCCAGGTGGCGGGCACGATCAAGCTGAATGTGGACGAGGCCGTCGACCGCCGCCTGCGCCGCTTCATGGGTGACGGCGCGGCCTTCGCCTATCTCGCCATGAAGGAAGCGATTGCCGACGCGGCGCTGAGCGACAGCGAGGTTTCCAACGAACGCACCGGACTGGTGGCCGGCTCGGGCGGCCCGACCACGGGCGCCATCGTGCAGTCGGCCATCATCGCCAAGGAAAAGGGGCCGAGGAAGATCGGTCCCTTCATGGTGCCCAGGGCGATGTCGAGCACCGTGTCGGCCAACCTCGCGACCGCCTACCGGATCAAGGGACTCTCCTATTCGATCAGCTCGGCCTGCTCGACATCGGCCCACTGCATCGGCAATGCCGTCGAGTGCATTCAGCTCGGCAAGGCCGACCGCATGTTCGCCGGCGGCGGCGAGGAGCTCGACTGGACGCTGTCGGTGCTGTTCGACGCCATGGGCGCCATGTCGTCCAGGTACAACGGCGAGCCGCCGCGTGCGAGCCGGGCTTACGACAAGGACCGCGACGGCTTCGTGATCTCGGGCGGCGGCGGCATGCTGGTGCTGGAGGATCTCGAGGTCGCCAGGGCGCGCGGCGCCAGGATATACGCCGAGGTGATCGGCTACGGCGCCACCTCCGATGGCGCCGATATGGTCGCCCCGTCTGGCGAAGGCGCCGTGCGCTGCATGAAGCTCGCCGTCGAGGGCTTTCCGGGCGCAGCCCGCCGCAACACGCCGGTCGACTACATCAACGCGCACGGCACGTCGACGCCGGTGGGTGACATCACCGAGCTCGACGCGATCCGCACGGTGTTCGGCGAGAAGCTGCCGACGGTGAGCTCGACCAAGTCGCTCACCGGTCACAGCCAGGGCGCGACCGGCGCGCACGAGGCGATCTACTCCCTGCTGATGCTGAAGGAGGATTTCGTCGCCGCCTCGGCGAACATCGAGAACCTGGATCCGGCGGCCGAGGGATACCCGATTGCCCGGCAGCGTATCGACAAGGCTGGGTTGCAGACGGTGATGTCGAACAGCTTCGGCTTCGGCGGCACCAATGCCTGCCTGCTGTTCTCGCGTTACGACCACTGA
- the fabA gene encoding 3-hydroxyacyl-[acyl-carrier-protein] dehydratase FabA, producing MNEKKSSYSFEDLIECAKGRLFGPGNAQLPLPPMLMFDRIVRIADVGGKYGKGEIVAELDVKPDLWFFACHFKGDPVMPGCLGLDAMWQMLGFFLGWMKAPGRGRALGVGEVKLTGMILPSVRKLTYHVHLKRVILRRLVMGIADGFVQADGKPVYEANDMKVGLAQEAAAAAAAS from the coding sequence GTGAACGAAAAGAAGAGCAGTTATTCCTTCGAAGACCTGATCGAATGCGCCAAGGGCCGCCTGTTCGGTCCCGGAAACGCCCAGCTTCCCCTGCCGCCGATGCTGATGTTCGACCGGATCGTGCGGATCGCGGATGTCGGCGGCAAGTACGGCAAGGGCGAAATCGTGGCAGAACTCGACGTGAAGCCCGATCTTTGGTTTTTCGCCTGCCATTTCAAGGGCGACCCGGTGATGCCGGGCTGCCTCGGGCTCGACGCCATGTGGCAGATGCTCGGTTTTTTCCTCGGCTGGATGAAGGCACCCGGCCGTGGCCGCGCGCTGGGCGTCGGTGAGGTCAAGCTGACCGGCATGATCCTGCCGAGCGTTCGCAAGCTGACCTATCACGTGCATCTCAAGCGCGTGATTCTGCGCCGGCTGGTCATGGGCATCGCCGACGGATTCGTGCAGGCCGACGGCAAGCCGGTCTACGAGGCGAACGACATGAAGGTCGGCCTCGCCCAGGAAGCGGCGGCCGCCGCGGCGGCGAGCTGA
- the irrA gene encoding iron response transcriptional regulator IrrA → MSGTSPDFAGRLRGAGLRPTRQRVALARILFGSGHRHVTAEGLYAEVKATGLPVALATVYNALNQFRDAGLLREVVVAPGRSYFDTNTGHHHHFFVENDGELHDFPSDKVTIDGLPAPPKGTRLSRVDVVVRVRR, encoded by the coding sequence ATGTCCGGTACCAGCCCCGATTTCGCCGGTCGCCTGCGCGGCGCGGGCCTGCGCCCCACCCGCCAGCGGGTGGCCTTGGCGCGCATCCTGTTCGGTTCCGGCCACCGGCACGTGACGGCCGAGGGCCTGTACGCCGAGGTGAAGGCAACCGGACTTCCCGTGGCATTGGCCACTGTCTACAACGCTCTGAACCAGTTCCGCGACGCAGGCCTGTTGCGGGAGGTCGTGGTGGCGCCCGGGCGGTCCTATTTCGATACCAACACCGGGCATCACCATCATTTCTTCGTCGAGAACGACGGCGAGTTGCACGACTTTCCCTCGGACAAGGTGACGATCGACGGTCTGCCGGCACCGCCGAAAGGAACGCGGCTGTCGCGGGTCGATGTCGTGGTGCGGGTGCGCCGCTAG
- a CDS encoding rubrerythrin family protein: MANLKGSKTEDNLKAAFAGESQANRRYLYFAQKADVEGYNDVATVFRSTAEGETGHAHGHLEFLEVSGDPATGLPIGETSANLKAAIAGETHEYTDMYPGMARTAREEGFGEIADWFETLAKAEKSHAGRFQKALDTLA, encoded by the coding sequence ATGGCCAATCTCAAAGGTTCCAAGACTGAAGACAACCTGAAGGCGGCGTTCGCGGGCGAGAGCCAGGCCAACCGTCGCTATCTCTACTTCGCCCAGAAGGCGGACGTGGAGGGCTACAACGACGTCGCCACAGTCTTCCGCTCCACGGCGGAAGGCGAGACCGGGCACGCCCACGGCCATCTCGAGTTCCTCGAGGTGAGCGGCGACCCGGCCACCGGCCTGCCGATCGGCGAAACCTCGGCCAATCTCAAGGCCGCGATCGCGGGCGAAACCCACGAATATACCGACATGTACCCGGGCATGGCACGGACCGCGCGCGAGGAGGGCTTCGGCGAGATCGCCGACTGGTTCGAGACGCTGGCCAAGGCCGAGAAGAGCCACGCCGGCCGTTTCCAGAAGGCGCTCGACACGCTGGCCTGA
- a CDS encoding heterodisulfide reductase-related iron-sulfur binding cluster — MREGSLEAPVRYPLEWQNPWFWDERALEKEMERIFDICHGCRRCFNLCDSFPRLFDLIDNGPTGELDGVDKADYAKVEEACTLCDMCFMTKCPYVPPHQWAVDFPHLMLRHRAVQARKKGVDFVESRLADTDRMGRFGTFVAPLMNWATDERNRPVRRGMERLAGIHHGARLPKQAGETFVQRAHREGITLNEAAPAFGQRKAVLYATCFVNFHSTDIGAAARAVLAKNGVETEVLHPACCGMPKLELGDLETVAEAAKKVSAELLPWVDKGYDIVALTPSCALMLKFEWPLICPEDPAIERLAQATFDLSEYVVDIAKKHGLADGLEPVEGGVSLHLACHARAQNMGPKGAEMLRLIPKTRVAIIERCSGHGGIWGARTENFEIAVKVGKPAAQAALKNDTGHVASECPLAAEHLMQVMEMAAGEQDQKPKPFRADHPIEILARAYGLRESSS, encoded by the coding sequence ATGCGCGAAGGCAGTCTCGAAGCCCCCGTCCGCTATCCGCTCGAATGGCAGAACCCCTGGTTCTGGGACGAGCGGGCGCTCGAGAAGGAGATGGAGCGCATTTTCGACATCTGTCATGGCTGCCGGCGCTGCTTCAATCTCTGCGATTCCTTTCCCCGCCTGTTCGACCTGATCGACAACGGACCGACCGGCGAGCTCGATGGCGTCGACAAGGCCGACTACGCCAAGGTCGAGGAAGCCTGCACGCTTTGCGACATGTGCTTCATGACCAAGTGCCCGTATGTGCCGCCGCATCAGTGGGCGGTCGACTTCCCGCACCTCATGCTGCGCCACCGCGCGGTCCAGGCCCGCAAGAAGGGCGTCGATTTCGTCGAGAGCCGGCTTGCCGACACAGACCGCATGGGCCGGTTCGGCACGTTCGTGGCGCCGCTCATGAACTGGGCGACCGACGAGCGCAACCGGCCGGTCCGCCGCGGCATGGAGCGGCTGGCGGGCATCCATCACGGGGCGCGGCTGCCCAAGCAGGCGGGCGAGACCTTCGTGCAACGCGCCCACCGCGAAGGCATCACGCTCAACGAAGCCGCCCCGGCCTTCGGCCAGCGCAAGGCGGTGCTCTATGCCACCTGCTTCGTGAACTTCCACTCCACCGACATTGGCGCTGCGGCGCGTGCGGTTCTGGCCAAGAACGGCGTCGAGACCGAGGTGCTGCACCCGGCGTGTTGCGGCATGCCGAAGCTGGAGCTGGGCGATCTCGAGACGGTCGCCGAGGCGGCGAAGAAAGTCTCGGCAGAGCTGCTGCCGTGGGTCGACAAGGGCTATGACATCGTGGCCCTCACGCCGTCGTGCGCGCTGATGCTGAAATTCGAATGGCCGCTGATCTGCCCCGAGGATCCGGCGATCGAGCGGCTGGCACAGGCGACCTTCGATCTTTCCGAGTATGTGGTCGATATCGCCAAGAAGCACGGCCTGGCCGACGGTCTCGAGCCGGTCGAGGGCGGCGTCAGCCTGCACCTTGCTTGTCATGCCCGTGCCCAGAACATGGGCCCGAAGGGCGCCGAGATGCTGCGCCTCATCCCCAAGACGCGCGTCGCGATCATCGAGCGCTGCAGCGGCCATGGCGGCATCTGGGGCGCCCGCACCGAGAACTTCGAGATCGCCGTGAAGGTCGGCAAGCCCGCCGCCCAGGCGGCGCTCAAGAACGATACCGGCCATGTGGCGTCGGAATGCCCGCTGGCGGCCGAGCATCTGATGCAGGTGATGGAAATGGCCGCTGGAGAGCAGGACCAGAAGCCCAAGCCGTTTCGGGCCGACCATCCGATCGAGATTCTGGCCCGCGCCTACGGATTGAGGGAGTCCTCGTCATGA
- a CDS encoding DUF3501 family protein: protein MNLRKIDASAIVPLAEYGKQRGDRRKRVAEIKRDRRLEVGPFATFYFECYETMLHQVHEMLFIEKGGAEQLADELDAYNPLIPQGSELVATVMFEIDDPLRRARVLATLGGIENRAFIRVGGETIRGRPEDDQERSREDGKASSVHFIRFPFTAGQIAAFRNGTAEVVVGFDHPSYGHMAVMPAAVRKALVGDFD from the coding sequence ATGAACCTGCGCAAGATCGACGCCTCGGCGATCGTTCCGCTCGCCGAATACGGCAAGCAGCGCGGCGACCGGCGCAAGCGTGTCGCCGAGATCAAGAGGGATCGCCGCCTGGAGGTTGGCCCCTTCGCGACCTTCTATTTCGAATGCTACGAGACGATGCTGCATCAGGTGCACGAGATGCTCTTCATCGAGAAGGGGGGCGCCGAGCAGCTCGCGGACGAGCTCGACGCCTACAATCCGCTGATCCCGCAGGGCAGCGAGCTGGTCGCGACGGTGATGTTCGAGATCGACGATCCGCTGCGCCGGGCCCGGGTGCTGGCGACGCTGGGCGGTATCGAGAACCGGGCCTTTATCCGCGTCGGTGGCGAGACGATCCGCGGCCGGCCGGAGGACGACCAGGAGCGCTCGCGCGAGGACGGCAAGGCCTCGTCGGTCCACTTCATCCGCTTCCCGTTCACGGCGGGGCAGATCGCCGCCTTCCGGAACGGCACGGCCGAGGTCGTGGTCGGCTTCGACCATCCGAGCTACGGCCACATGGCGGTGATGCCGGCGGCGGTGCGCAAGGCCTTGGTCGGCGATTTCGACTGA
- a CDS encoding energy transducer TonB, with product MTHVISATYTRFDRMSPTAAALAVLLHVATALALWWISPLNHRAAAPAEQAIEVTIEPPEPAPAAPQPEARPEPQPSPAQPPPVPPKANPAPLGLPPLSPTIADKPEQTAPAPELKPEPPQQALAPAEPMPPPATLEKTLPPLEAPPPPLTSKEIPKPPPPPAPARPKAHAAPPAQRQQLRPSPLTALQQRRMPSERQETAPSATLVNPADQYNQSRIVEQYLWDVARKISQYRYHSSHANEQGTVVLRLVIGRDGRLLDVSIARSSGILNLDRGLMEAARAAAPYAPLPASLSGSQIAFTLPFASVYRPQ from the coding sequence GTGACCCACGTCATCAGCGCCACCTACACCCGCTTCGACCGCATGTCGCCAACGGCGGCCGCGCTGGCGGTTCTGTTGCATGTGGCGACGGCGCTCGCCCTGTGGTGGATCTCGCCGCTCAATCATCGGGCGGCCGCCCCCGCAGAGCAGGCGATCGAGGTCACGATCGAGCCGCCCGAGCCTGCTCCGGCAGCGCCCCAGCCGGAAGCCAGGCCCGAGCCGCAGCCTTCCCCGGCGCAACCGCCCCCGGTGCCGCCGAAGGCAAACCCGGCGCCACTGGGCCTTCCGCCGCTCAGCCCGACGATCGCCGACAAGCCCGAGCAGACCGCGCCGGCGCCGGAGTTGAAGCCGGAACCGCCGCAGCAGGCGCTCGCTCCCGCGGAACCAATGCCACCACCGGCAACGCTCGAGAAGACGTTGCCGCCGCTCGAGGCGCCTCCGCCCCCGCTGACATCGAAGGAAATACCCAAGCCCCCGCCTCCGCCGGCACCGGCGCGGCCCAAAGCGCACGCCGCCCCGCCGGCGCAACGACAGCAACTTCGGCCCTCTCCCCTGACCGCGCTTCAGCAGCGGCGCATGCCCAGCGAGCGGCAGGAGACCGCGCCCTCGGCCACTCTGGTCAATCCGGCCGACCAGTACAACCAGTCGCGGATCGTCGAACAATATCTCTGGGACGTCGCGAGAAAGATCTCGCAGTACCGCTATCACTCCAGCCATGCCAACGAACAGGGTACCGTGGTGCTGCGCCTGGTCATCGGCCGCGATGGCCGGTTGCTCGATGTGAGCATCGCACGGTCGAGCGGAATCCTGAATCTCGACCGTGGCCTGATGGAAGCGGCGCGCGCTGCGGCGCCCTATGCGCCGCTGCCCGCCAGCTTGAGCGGATCGCAGATCGCCTTCACCCTGCCCTTCGCGTCGGTCTATCGCCCGCAGTAG